GGGCAGGGTAGGAGGGGTAACTAACTCACCAGGGCAGGGTAGGAGAGGTAACTAACTCACCAGGGCAGGGTAGGAGAGGTAACTAACTCACCAGGGCAGGGTAGGAGAGGTAACTAACTCACCAAGGCAGGGTAGGAGGGGTAACTAACTCACCAAGGCGGGGTAGGAGGGGTAACTAACTCACCAAGGCAGGGTAGGAGGGGTAACTAACTCACCAAGGCAGGGTAGGAGGGGTAACTAACTCAGCAGGGCAGGGTAGGAGGGGTAACTAACTCggcagggcagggtaggagGGGTAACTAACTCAGCAGGGCAGGGTAGGAGGGGTAACTAACTCACCAGGGCAGGGTAGGAGGGGTAACTAACTCACCAGGGCAGGGTAGGAGGGGTAACTAACTCACCAGGGCAGGGTAGGAGGGGTAACTAACTCACCAGGGCAGGGTAGGAGGGGTAACTAACTCGGCAGGGTAGGAGGGGTAACTAACTCACCAGGGCAGGGTAGGAGAGGTAACTAACTCACCAGGGCAGGGTAGGAGGGGTAACTAACTCGGCAGGGTAGGAGGGGTAACTAACTCACCAGGGCAGGGTAGGAGGGGTATCCACTGCACTTGGCCCAGACCAGTTTCAGAGGCTCCAGCACTACAGCAGCAGCACTAGCAGGCATCCAGATACTGCTATTACCCACCTCTggaatatatacacatatatatactgcTATTACCCACCTCTggaatatatacacatatatactgCTCTTACACACCTCTGGAATATATACAGCAAATGtgtactcctcgacaggtctgcaaacacctttgtaaaccgagatttgttaaaacgatttgtttgtaaacctcgacctacggtctcggttaacaaacgttttaacaaatcgaggagaCAAAgcatttgctgacctgtcgaggagtaaacatttggtttcttatatactacaacaatacgtgggaagatcacaaatcaaacatgtcgagagcagacgccatgttgtcagagcaatcagctgcacttgcactggtgacgtcactacacctccaaggcaacatatcaacaacatcaattcttcttctgtctgcttcagatacttctttataACGGGAAGCGATTatggggcgtttgcggacctgtgcaaaaaccatatttggttgttttagttttttttggggcaatttaggctactttgttgccgagcagatgccacgttgttgaggtcaatggctacatctccaaggcaacagcttgttgctaggtccataaaaccgtttatttacctctgcgaactttcaggaggtatataaacggtattattaacttttgagaacgtcttctggaccaataggaacagcgtattggtccaattattacactagtatataagaaacacatATATATACTGCTATTACCCACCTCTggaatatatacacatataaatACTATATAATAAcacttaaaataaataataataatgattgtaGTAAGTAGATCCTACCAGCAGCGATCCTGGCAGCGCGGGCGAAGTTGCCGTTCTGGATGCAGGCGATCAGCTCGCTCTTGTCGTCCACAGTGCTCCTGCGCACCAGCGCAGGTTTGCCCTTCCCACATGGAGGGAGGCACAGCAGGgagctgaggggagagagatcagagagagacaagataTAGATCAGAGAAAGACAAGATAGATAGAGACCAGGaaaagaccagggagagagagagaccaggtagagagagagaccagggagagagagagaccagggagagagagagagaccagggagagagagagagaccagggagagagaccagggagagagagagaccagggagagagagagagaccagggagagagaccagacggCAGCGGGTACCTGGTGCTTCCCAGcatgctgctgctggaggagatACTGGACTCTGAGGCCCATCTTCTCCGTGGCTCCAGACTGCTCCTGGacaccagctcctcctcaccttcctccttctccagaaAGCCGTTGGTCAGCCCTGGGGGAGATTAAACACTCAACTAGCCTTCTTCCCATATTTCACCGCTATCGATTTCTTACCCAAGTCGGTATCTTGTTGTACTGagaatgttgttgttttcccGAGTTAGTGTTGTTGTTTACCTGAGTAGGAATGAAGCGATTAACCTATTTTACTATTAACCGCAATTTAAAACATCTTGGTTTTGTGAGCGTAAAGGCTCAGCTACACCGAGTGTTTTTGTCTCACTCATAAAAAGGGACATTATGGTTAATCATTTTCCTTTGAACAACAGTTGCACAAAACCTTTTCCCCCCCAATTTATTTCAAAACGTTGAAAGCTTTTTTTCTAAACGATTTTTCCACACAAAGTTTCAAATAGTTTTTCAAGCCTTAAAAGAACCGTTTTTTTCCACACAAAGTTTTGTATACCAGAGTCAGTGTTTACCTGTGTCGAAGCGTTTGGTGGgaacctccccctgctcctctccggCGCCCCCTGTCTTACAGGCGCTGCGTCTGCGCTTCCTTCCCTGAAGCAGGGTCTCCAGCCTGGGGATCACCACCGACAGGAAGCTGCTGCTGCCTAGCTGAGGGCACTCCTCCttggcctcctctccttcctctcctccccctcctcctcccccttctcctcctccacctgaccctcctccccctccccctcctcctgaccctcctcctgaccctccccctccccctcctcctccccctccccctcctcctgaccctcctccccctccaggaggCGGGGCCTTGCGTGGGCTGCTGCTCTTGGACTTGCGGAAGAGCACAGCGGTGCGTCTGTTGACGGAGCCTGAGGGCGGGGCCAGGGTGGAAGTGGCCACCACACTCACGTCCCCCTCTGACAGCAGCAGTGCATCCTGGGACagcgggtgggggtgggagtggcCGTTGAGACGGCCGCGATGGGGGGCGTTGCTGGGGGGGTCCTTCCCGTCGAAGGTGACCCGTCTGGAGCTGGgcgtgggggagtggggggctaTGGGCTTGAGAGTGGGGGGTTCGGAGTCCAACtctgaggcggggggggggggtagagagtcaGAGGGCTCCAGTTTAGGAGGTAGAGACTTGTCAcctggagggaggcagagagagcagagaaacaaAGGCGTCATAAACATGTAATATCTCCccagtccctccccctcctccccgggGCATCAGCGAGGAGTCTCCCCTTCTGGAGCACctgggtctctctcctctcccgtctctccgGTCCGTGAGTActcaccctcatcatcaccatggGGACCGctggcctccccctcctccccaggggcTCTCCCccgctgagggagggaggaggaggagagtgagggcagccCCCTCCTCAGACTGGCCTCACTGCGAACGTCGTTGATGGCCTTCTTCAGCAGCTTGAGGCGTCTGGAGCGGGAGGGCGAGGCCTTCACGGCGCTGGTCTGGTCCAGCCTCTCCagcagctgctgcagctgctcctCTGGGGAGAGGTGTCGCCGCTGGGACGCCACCAGGAGACGGTCCACTGAGACAGAGGACGtaccgttacacacacactgatatggttacatacatgtaccgttacacacacacacacacacacacacacactgaggtcagatggctgaatggttagggaatcaggttagtaatcagaaggttgccagttcgattcccggccgtaccaaatgacgttgcgtccttgggcaaggcacttcaccctacttgcctctggggaatgtccctgtacttactgtaagtcgctctggataagagcgtctgctaaatgactaaatgtaaattatatggTTACATACATGTACCGTTACATACATGCCTCTAATTATGTACAGTTACATATGTACAGTTTCACACTGAAGTTTCAGGCTTAGAAACCTGACTTAATACCCAACATATCCATAAACAAGGTAGTCGGCTCCTTCGTGTCCTCACCGTCCTCCCAGGAGAAGGTGGGCGGAGCCTCCACCTTGGGCGGCGTAGGTAGCAGCATCCCGCTGGCGGCGTCGAAGCCGATCCTCTGGGCGTCGCGGCGAGCCTTCCTCAGCACGGCACCGCCCTGGTCCCGCAGACGCACGCCGGCACGCCAGAAGTACGTGTCCTTGGAGTTGTACTTCAGGCAGTTGGCCACGATGAGGTTGAAGTCGGCCTCAAAGCTGTCCAGCGAGTGGTAGGCCTGCGCGTCCACGCGTTGCCTCATGGTGGAGAAGTCCATGGGGTTCTGGATGATGTCCAGGTAGTCTGGAACCTGGGCCAGGGGGCACACAGGGttagatctctctctctacttccctctctctttcttcccctcctccccctcctaactccctcccccacctctgagGTGTCGACGGGCTGGGTGAAGATGCGGGCCTGGTCCCGGTCCTGCAGCTGGTCCAGCAGGGCCCTGAGCAGCAGGCTGAAGGGGGCCAGCTGCATCTCCAGCAGGCTCTGCTGCAGCCTCacctgcagagggaggagcagggagggactgagagagagaaaagagacaggcagggctcctaactccctcagagagagagacagacagacagagtggcagacagagaggcagacagaggcaaacagacagacaggcagacagaggcaaacagacagagaggcagacagaggcagacagacaggcagacagaggcaggcagacagacaggcagacagagacagacaggcagacagacagacaggcagacagagacagacaggcagacagacaggcaggcagacagaggcagacagacaggcaatcctacctcctccctcttgATCTTCTCCCTCTTGTGgaccagctccagcagcagtCTGGTTCTCTCCAGGTCGTGTCTCAGACGATGCCACGCCTTCAACCTCTGCTTCAGCTCCTGGCACTCCTCCTCACTctgcctctgcacacacacacacacacatacacaggtctATATTAATGCGCAGACTggcgactgactgactgactgactgactgactgacaggcaggcaggcaaatggacaggcaggcaggcagactgaccgGCAGCTGGGCGGTCTTCTTGCCCTGCTGGCTGGACAGCAGCCGTCTGATCAGCGGCGCTCCGTTCCTGGTCTGTCTCTTCAGGCCCCAGTAGCTCAGCACCAGCCCCACGAACGCCTTCTTCCTCTGCACCGACACCTGGTTCAGGATGCTGCTCAACCTGAACACACGGACCCGGGACATTATGGAAGTGAAGAGATACAGAAAAAGGTTAAGTTATAGGTTAaaggtatatatttttttatacattcACTAGATTGTTACTCAAGTTAGTTCTCCGTTGTTCTAAATCTCAGCCAGAGAAACTCACCTCTCAGAGGACAAGCAAGGGACAGGAAGTGGCGATGTCACTTCCTCTGGCTCAGCCTCCACCTTTctgctcttcttcttctgcttgaCCTTCGACCTCCCCCGGCCCCTACCCCTCTTCACCCCGCCTCTTCTCCTACAGACGCCGTTCCTGGGCGGGATCTGATGAGTTGAGATATTATTATAGCCCAGTAGTATCACTTTTTGTTCAAACGTTTTGTTCGTGATACGTTAATTAGCTAGATACTGTAATCCAGATGTTATTGTTAACGATGCTGCCGTGCCTGGTAGCGTCTGGAAAACACTgttacaaatacacactcactgATCCTTGATCTAATCGTCACGTTAAGAGAATAAACCGtgcagtcctgacctcatcaTAGACGTTCAGGGGCCTGCGGGGGGCGCCGCTGGGGGAGTGAGCCCCGCAATACGCCGTCTTCTTCACGGAGAAGCTGGCGTCTCCGCTCCCCTCCCTGATGGTCTCCATCTTCATGAGCAGGCCGGCTCTCTGGGAGCAGCTGGCGTGGAAGGCTGTGTAGCAGTTGGCCTTGTGGCACTGGATGCAAGCGCCAGCACCGCGCTGCTTACACAGGTAGCAGGTGAGCTTCCAGCGAGCCGGAGGGATGTTCTCCACGCCGTCGATGGGCTCCAGGAAGGTGCTGTTGGAGAAGCCGACCTCGGGAACCCACAGGGCGCACACCACGTGACCCCAGCGGCCGTCCTCGGTGCGCTTCACCGCCCCGCCCCGGTTGGGGCAGAggatgcaggag
The Osmerus eperlanus chromosome 17, fOsmEpe2.1, whole genome shotgun sequence DNA segment above includes these coding regions:
- the brd1a gene encoding bromodomain-containing protein 1, whose product is MRRKSRHPRTPVPQRPPQRPPSPIHPSPNKHTLTYAQAQRQVEVEVAGRTHRLSIYDKLEVVSDDDPVSQEILECNSNKENSQQLQRAPLRSARLKKNQERRNAAAAAMAAPAPSAPGGNSRGGGGGGGGGGGGAQTGPVLPEPKLRRVEYNLPAVPGRPSSLYRYEEKTEEEQDEEVEYDLDEEDHAWLELVNERRRSEGVGQVSHGVFEFLLDRFEKEAHAESVARGGGGAGAVDEDAVCCVCSDGECYNSNAILFCDACNMAVHQDCYGVPYIPEGQWLCRHCLHASRQPASCILCPNRGGAVKRTEDGRWGHVVCALWVPEVGFSNSTFLEPIDGVENIPPARWKLTCYLCKQRGAGACIQCHKANCYTAFHASCSQRAGLLMKMETIREGSGDASFSVKKTAYCGAHSPSGAPRRPLNVYDEIPPRNGVCRRRGGVKRGRGRGRSKVKQKKKSRKVEAEPEEVTSPLPVPCLSSERLSSILNQVSVQRKKAFVGLVLSYWGLKRQTRNGAPLIRRLLSSQQGKKTAQLPRQSEEECQELKQRLKAWHRLRHDLERTRLLLELVHKREKIKREEVRLQQSLLEMQLAPFSLLLRALLDQLQDRDQARIFTQPVDTSEVPDYLDIIQNPMDFSTMRQRVDAQAYHSLDSFEADFNLIVANCLKYNSKDTYFWRAGVRLRDQGGAVLRKARRDAQRIGFDAASGMLLPTPPKVEAPPTFSWEDVDRLLVASQRRHLSPEEQLQQLLERLDQTSAVKASPSRSRRLKLLKKAINDVRSEASLRRGLPSLSSSSLPQRGRAPGEEGEASGPHGDDEGDKSLPPKLEPSDSLPPPPASELDSEPPTLKPIAPHSPTPSSRRVTFDGKDPPSNAPHRGRLNGHSHPHPLSQDALLLSEGDVSVVATSTLAPPSGSVNRRTAVLFRKSKSSSPRKEEGEGEEEGEGEGQEEGQEEGEGEEGQLGSSSFLSVVIPRLETLLQGRKRRRSACKTGGAGEEQGEVPTKRFDTGLTNGFLEKEEGEEELVSRSSLEPRRRWASESSISSSSSMLGSTSSLLCLPPCGKGKPALVRRSTVDDKSELIACIQNGNFARAARIAAEVGNSSIWMPASAAAVVLEPLKLVWAKCSGYPSYPALIIDPLMPRAGCQHNGLSIPTPPLEVLKVGEQMRQKAEDTLFLVLFFDNKRSWQWLPRSKMVPLGVDKTVDKIKLMEGRSSSIRKAVLTAFSRARSHLSVVQDQPGSDLSDVD